The genomic DNA CATTTTACCGGAGCTATGGTTGGTAATGTAACGCACCGGGTCCAGCGGCTCGCGCGTTGGGCCCGCGGTAATCATGATGTTGAGATGTTGCAGATCGTTGACAGGCGAAAAATGGCCGGCGGCCAGCTCAACGATGGTCAGCGGGTCAAGCATACGACCAGGACCCACATCACCACATGCCTGGCTACCGCTGTCCGGCCCCCAGATGAGCAGGCCGCGTGAGGCCAGCGTCGTCAGATTATGTTGGGTGGCGGCGTTGCGGTACATCTGCTGGTTCATCGCGGGGACGACGGCAACAGGTGCGGGCGTGGCCAGGCAAATGGTCGAGACCAGATCGTTTGCCATGCCGGCTGCTACGCGGGCAATTAAATCTGCTGTGGCGGGGGCAAGGATAACCAGGTCTGCCCATTTTCCCAGCTCAATATGGCCCATCGCGGCTTCGGCGGCCGGATCAAGGAGGCTGTCAGAGACGGGGTACCCTGAAACGGCCTGCAGGCTCAGAGGCGTGATAAAGGCTTTGCCGCCTTCCGTTATCGCGACCCGCACATCCGCCCCGCGCTCGCGCAAACGACGCACCAGCTCCGGCGCTTTATAGGCAGCGATACCGCCGCTCACGCCAAGAACGATTTTTTTACCGGCCAGGCTCATCATGATTCTTTCCTGTTGGGTTTCACCAGAGAGCGGGCATTTTATCACAATCCCAAAAAGGGGGTGATTTTGTCCTTCGGCCAGTTTGCGAGGCGTTACGCAGGAATGAAAAGTGGGCGTCGAGCGCCGGGGGCGGCTGTGGCAGCATGATGGCAAACCGAAGGAGACAGGCATGGAAGAGACTGAACTGCTGCTACCGCGTGAAAAAATGCTGCGCTATGGCGTCACGTTGTTAAAGGACGACGAGTTGCTGGCACTCTTTTTACGCACCGGAACGCCCGGCAAAACGGTATTTACGCTGGCAAAAGAGCTCATCGACCATTTTGGTTCGCTGTATGGCTTATTGACGGCGGATCTGACGGAATTCAGGCACGTCGAAGGAATTGGCGTGGCGAAGTTCGCCCAACTGAGGGGGATTGCTGAACTGGCCCGCCGTTTTTACGACGTCCGTATGGAAGAGGAAGATCCCATACTCACCCCGGATATGACACGCGTATTTCTCCAGAGCCAGCTATCAGATTTGGAGCGCGAGATCTTTATGGTGATCTTTCTTGATAACAGGAACCGGGTACTAAAACATAGCCGTCTTTTTTCCGGAACACTGAGCCACGTTGAGGTTCATCCGCGAGAAATTGTGCGGGAAGCGATAAAAGTGAATGCAGCCGGCGTGATACTCGCGCATAATCACCCTTCTGGCTGTGCTGAACCAAGCAGAGCTGACAAAGAGATGACCGAACGCATTATCAAATGCTGTCAATTCATGGACATTCGTGTGCTCGACCATCTGATAATTGGTCGCGGCGAGTACATTTCTTTTGCAGAACATGGCTGGATTTAGGCTATTTCTCGCGATCCATCGGGATCTTTGTCTGTTCGGGACTTGAGCACACCGCCGAGTCAGCGTATACTACGCCACCTTTGAGAATCTCGGGTTTGGCATTTGGGCCTGGCAATCGAGAGTTCAATAGAACTATGCGATGACCGGGCTGTAAAGCCTGACGAGGCGCCGATACCCCATACGAAGCTCGAGCTAATTTGATTTTTGGAGAATAGACATGTCCCGAGTCTGCCAAGTTACTGGCAAGCGTCCGGTGACCGGTAACAACCGTTCCCACGCACTGAACGCGACTAAACGCCGTTTCCTGCCGAACCTGCACTCTCACCGTTTCTGGGTTGAGAGCGAGAAGCGTTTTGTCACCCTGCGCGTATCTGCTAAAGGTATGCGTGTAATCGATAAGAAAGGCATTGATACAGTTCTGTCCGAACTGCGTGCCCGTGGCGAAAAGTACTAAGTACTTAAAGAGGAAATAAATCATGGCTAAAGGTATTCGCGAGAAAATCAAGCTGGTTTCTTCTGCTGGTACAGGTCACTTCTACACCACCACGAAGAACAAACGTACTAAGCCGGAAAAACTGGAACTGAAAAAATTCGATCCAGTTGTACGCCAGCACGTACTGTACAAAGAAGCTAAAATCAAATAATTTTAGCCTCCTTGTATTGAAAAACCCCGCAACTGCGGGGTTTTTTGCATTCTGCATCTTACTCCGGAGGAACCATGCCTGAATTACCTGAGGTAGAGACCAGCCGCCGCGGTATTGAGCCGCATCTGGTCGGCGCGACTATTCTTCATGCTATCGTTCGCAACGGTCGCCTGCGTTGGCCGGTGTCCGATGAAATTCATGCCTTAAGCGATAAACCGATTCTCAGCGTCCAGCGTCGCGCCAAATATCTGCTGCTGGAGCTGCCCGACGGCTGGATTATCATCCATCTCGGTATGTCTGGTAGTCTGCGCATCCTTACCGAAGAACTGCCCGCGGAAAAGCATGACCATGTCGATCTGGTGATGAGCAACGGTAAAGTGCTGCGTTACACCGACCCACGACGCTTTGGCGCATGGCTGTGGACCAAAGAGCTTGAAGGACACAGCGTTCTGGCGCATCTGGGGCCAGAGCCGCTCTCAGAGGCATTTAACGCGGAATACCTGAAAGCGAAGTGTGCAAAGAAGAAAACCCCGATCAAACCGTGGCTGATGGACAATAAGCTGGTGGTGGGAGTAGGGAATATTTATGCCAGCGAATCGCTGTTTGCCGCCGGGATCCATCCCGATCGGCTGGCCTCATCGCTGTCATCTCAGGAGTGTGAACTGCTGGTCCGGGTGATTAAAGCGGTGCTGTTGCGTTCTATTGAGCAAGGGGGGACCACCCTGAAGGACTTCCTGCAGAGCGACGGTAAACCCGGCTATTTTGCCCAGGAGCTGCAGGTATATGGCCGTAAGGGTGAGCCGTGCAGAGTCTGTGGGACACCGATTATTGCAACGAAGCACGCTCAGCGCGCCACGTTCTATTGCCGTCAGTGCCAGAAATAGGGCTACTTTAATTTTTCCATCAACGCCTGATGGACGTTAGCCGGCAGGAAATGGGTCACGTCACCGTGATGACGCGCCACCTCTTTGACCAGCGAAGAAGAGATAAACGACCACTCTTTGGAGGGCATCAGGAACACGCTCTCCAGCTCTGGCATCAGGTGGCGGTTCATGTGCGCCAGCTGCATTTCGTATTCGAAGTCAGCCACCGCGCGTAACCCACGGATCAAAATGTTAGCCTGCCGGGCACGGGCGAAGTTGGCCATCAGATCGCTGAAGCCCACCACCTCAACGTTTGGCAGATGTGAGATAGCGTCAGTGGCAAGTGCAACGCGCTCATTGAGGTCGAACATGGGTTTCTTACTGGGGCTGGCGGCGATCGCCAGAATCACCTTATCAAACATGCATGCCGCACGGGTGATGATGTCAAGATGACCGTTGGTGATGGGATCAAAGGTACCCGGATAAATCGCTTTTGTGCTCATGGCTCACGTTTTCTCTGAGTAGCCGCGGCAAAGCGCCCACAGCTCGGTGTATTTGTTGAAAGTAT from Enterobacter ludwigii includes the following:
- the rpmG gene encoding 50S ribosomal protein L33; translation: MAKGIREKIKLVSSAGTGHFYTTTKNKRTKPEKLELKKFDPVVRQHVLYKEAKIK
- the mutM gene encoding bifunctional DNA-formamidopyrimidine glycosylase/DNA-(apurinic or apyrimidinic site) lyase, with amino-acid sequence MPELPEVETSRRGIEPHLVGATILHAIVRNGRLRWPVSDEIHALSDKPILSVQRRAKYLLLELPDGWIIIHLGMSGSLRILTEELPAEKHDHVDLVMSNGKVLRYTDPRRFGAWLWTKELEGHSVLAHLGPEPLSEAFNAEYLKAKCAKKKTPIKPWLMDNKLVVGVGNIYASESLFAAGIHPDRLASSLSSQECELLVRVIKAVLLRSIEQGGTTLKDFLQSDGKPGYFAQELQVYGRKGEPCRVCGTPIIATKHAQRATFYCRQCQK
- the radC gene encoding RadC family protein — encoded protein: MEETELLLPREKMLRYGVTLLKDDELLALFLRTGTPGKTVFTLAKELIDHFGSLYGLLTADLTEFRHVEGIGVAKFAQLRGIAELARRFYDVRMEEEDPILTPDMTRVFLQSQLSDLEREIFMVIFLDNRNRVLKHSRLFSGTLSHVEVHPREIVREAIKVNAAGVILAHNHPSGCAEPSRADKEMTERIIKCCQFMDIRVLDHLIIGRGEYISFAEHGWI
- the coaD gene encoding pantetheine-phosphate adenylyltransferase, translating into MSTKAIYPGTFDPITNGHLDIITRAACMFDKVILAIAASPSKKPMFDLNERVALATDAISHLPNVEVVGFSDLMANFARARQANILIRGLRAVADFEYEMQLAHMNRHLMPELESVFLMPSKEWSFISSSLVKEVARHHGDVTHFLPANVHQALMEKLK
- the rpmB gene encoding 50S ribosomal protein L28, with translation MSRVCQVTGKRPVTGNNRSHALNATKRRFLPNLHSHRFWVESEKRFVTLRVSAKGMRVIDKKGIDTVLSELRARGEKY
- the coaBC gene encoding bifunctional phosphopantothenoylcysteine decarboxylase/phosphopantothenate--cysteine ligase CoaBC, giving the protein MSLAGKKIVLGVSGGIAAYKAPELVRRLRERGADVRVAITEGGKAFITPLSLQAVSGYPVSDSLLDPAAEAAMGHIELGKWADLVILAPATADLIARVAAGMANDLVSTICLATPAPVAVVPAMNQQMYRNAATQHNLTTLASRGLLIWGPDSGSQACGDVGPGRMLDPLTIVELAAGHFSPVNDLQHLNIMITAGPTREPLDPVRYITNHSSGKMGFAIAAAAAKRGAKVTLVSGPVSLPTPPFVQRIDVTTALEMDAAVQAHAQNQQIFIGCAAVADYRAETISGSKIKKQGDELTLKMVKNPDIVAGVAALKSHRPYVVGFAAETNNVEEYARQKRTRKNLDLICANDVSLATQGFNSDSNALHLFWQDGDKVLPLERKELLGQQLLDEIVTRYDEKNRR